The Cervus elaphus chromosome 21, mCerEla1.1, whole genome shotgun sequence genome window below encodes:
- the YTHDF3 gene encoding YTH domain-containing family protein 3 isoform X9: protein MSDPYMPSYYAPSIGFPYSLGEAAWSTAGDQPMPYLTTYGQMSNGEHHYIPDGVFSQPGALGNTPPFLGQHGFNFFPGNADFSTWGTSGSQGQSTQSSAYSSSYGYPPSSLGRAITDGQAGFGNDTLSKVPGISSIEQGMTGLKIGGDLTAAVTKTVGTALSSSGMTSIATNSVPPVSSAAPKPTSWAAIARKPAKPQPKLKPKGNVGIGGSAVPPPPIKHNMNIGTWDEKGSVVKAPPTQPVLPPQTIIQQPQPLIQPPPLVQSQLPQPQPQPPQAQQPQGPQPQAQPHQVQPPQPQLQNRWVAPRNRGAGFNQNNGAGSENFGLGVVPVSASPSSVEVHPVLEKLKAINNYNPKDFDWNLKNGRVFIIKSYSEDDIHRSIKYSIWCSTEHGNKRLDAAYRSLNGKGPLYLLFSVNGSGHFCGVAEMKSVVDYNAYAGVWSQDKWKGKFEVKWIFVKDVPNNQLRHIRLENNDNKPVTNSRDTQEVPLEKAKQVLKIIATFKHTTSIFDDFAHYEKRQEEEEAMRRQQMHDYSQPSMSTDKNLSIWNPWIQRASYCEGLERPWILISTGVLEPPP, encoded by the coding sequence ATGTCAGATCCATACATGCCTAGTTACTAtgctccatccattggatttccATATTCGCTTGGGGAAGCAGCATGGTCCACAGCTGGAGACCAGCCTATGCCATATCTGACAACCTATGGACAGATGAGTAATGGAGAGCATCATTATATACCGGACGGTGTGTTTAGTCAGCCTGGGGCATTAGGAAATACCCCTCCATTTCTTGGTCAACATGGATTTAACTTTTTTCCTGGTAATGCTGATTTCTCTACATGGGGGACAAGTGGATCTCAGGGACAATCAACACAAAGTTCTGCTTATAGTAGCAGTTATGGTTATCCACCTAGTTCTCTTGGGAGAGCTATTACTGATGGACAGGCTGGATTTGGCAATGATACTTTGAGCAAGGTGCCTGGCATTAGCAGTATCGAGCAAGGCATGACCGGACTGAAAATTGGTGGTGACCTGACCGCTGCAGTGACGAAAACTGTAGGAACAGCATTGAGCAGCAGTGGTATGACCAGCATCGCAACCAATAGTGTGCCCCCGGTTAGCAGTGCGGCTCCGAAACCCACCTCCTGGGCAGCCATTGCCAGAAAGCCCGCCAAACCTCAACCGAAACTTAAACCCAAGGGCAATGTGGGCATCGGGGGTTCCGCTGTGCCGCCACCTCCTATAAAACACAACATGAATATTGGAACTTGGGACGAAAAGGGGTCAGTGGTAAAGGCTCCACCAACCCAACCAGTTCTGCCTCCTCAGACTATAATCCAGCAGCCTCAGCCATTAATTCAGCCACCACCCCTGGTGCAGAGCCAACTGCCTCAACCGCAGCCTCAGCCGCCGCAAGCGCAGCAGCCGCAAGGACCTCAGCCACAGGCCCAGCCTCACCAAGTGCAGCCCCCGCAGCCGCAGCTGCAGAACCGCTGGGTGGCGCCCCGGAACCGGGGGGCCGGCTTCAACCAGAACAACGGAGCGGGCAGTGAAAACTTTGGTCTAGGTGTCGTTCCTGTCAGCGCTTCCCCGTCGAGTGTGGAAGTGCACCCCGTGCTGGAAAAGCTAAAGGCCATAAACAACTACAATCCCAAAGACTTTGACTGGAACCTGAAGAACGGACGTGTGTTTATAATAAAGAGCTATTCTGAGGACGACATACACCGTTCCATTAAGTACTCTATCTGGTGTAGTACTGAGCATGGGAATAAGCGTTTGGATGCGGCTTACCGTTCCCTGAATGGGAAAGGCCCACTCTATTTGCTCTTCAGTGTGAATGGCAGTGGACACTTCTGTGGAGTGGCTGAGATGAAGTCTGTTGTGGACTATAATGCGTATGCTGGTGTCTGGTCTCAGGATAAGTGGAAGGGCAAATTTGAAGTTAAATGGATCTTTGTCAAAGATGTCCCCAATAACCAATTACGGCATATTCGCTTAGAAAATAATGACAACAAACCGGTTACCAattcaagggacactcaagaggtACCCCTAGAAAAAGCTAAGCAAGTGCTTAAAATAATTGCTACTTTCAAGCATACCACCTCAATCTTTGATGACTTTGCACATTATGAAAAGCGTCAAGAAGAGGAGGAAGCCATGCGTAGG
- the YTHDF3 gene encoding YTH domain-containing family protein 3 isoform X8 yields MLQNNSYPPMSDPYMPSYYAPSIGFPYSLGEAAWSTAGDQPMPYLTTYGQMSNGEHHYIPDGVFSQPGALGNTPPFLGQHGFNFFPGNADFSTWGTSGSQGQSTQSSAYSSSYGYPPSSLGRAITDGQAGFGNDTLSKVPGISSIEQGMTGLKIGGDLTAAVTKTVGTALSSSGMTSIATNSVPPVSSAAPKPTSWAAIARKPAKPQPKLKPKGNVGIGGSAVPPPPIKHNMNIGTWDEKGSVVKAPPTQPVLPPQTIIQQPQPLIQPPPLVQSQLPQPQPQPPQAQQPQGPQPQAQPHQVQPPQPQLQNRWVAPRNRGAGFNQNNGAGSENFGLGVVPVSASPSSVEVHPVLEKLKAINNYNPKDFDWNLKNGRVFIIKSYSEDDIHRSIKYSIWCSTEHGNKRLDAAYRSLNGKGPLYLLFSVNGSGHFCGVAEMKSVVDYNAYAGVWSQDKWKGKFEVKWIFVKDVPNNQLRHIRLENNDNKPVTNSRDTQEVPLEKAKQVLKIIATFKHTTSIFDDFAHYEKRQEEEEAMRRQQMHDYSQPSMSTDKNLSIWNPWIQRASYCEGLERPWILISTGVLEPPP; encoded by the exons ATGCTTCAG AATAACAGCTATCCACCAATGTCAGATCCATACATGCCTAGTTACTAtgctccatccattggatttccATATTCGCTTGGGGAAGCAGCATGGTCCACAGCTGGAGACCAGCCTATGCCATATCTGACAACCTATGGACAGATGAGTAATGGAGAGCATCATTATATACCGGACGGTGTGTTTAGTCAGCCTGGGGCATTAGGAAATACCCCTCCATTTCTTGGTCAACATGGATTTAACTTTTTTCCTGGTAATGCTGATTTCTCTACATGGGGGACAAGTGGATCTCAGGGACAATCAACACAAAGTTCTGCTTATAGTAGCAGTTATGGTTATCCACCTAGTTCTCTTGGGAGAGCTATTACTGATGGACAGGCTGGATTTGGCAATGATACTTTGAGCAAGGTGCCTGGCATTAGCAGTATCGAGCAAGGCATGACCGGACTGAAAATTGGTGGTGACCTGACCGCTGCAGTGACGAAAACTGTAGGAACAGCATTGAGCAGCAGTGGTATGACCAGCATCGCAACCAATAGTGTGCCCCCGGTTAGCAGTGCGGCTCCGAAACCCACCTCCTGGGCAGCCATTGCCAGAAAGCCCGCCAAACCTCAACCGAAACTTAAACCCAAGGGCAATGTGGGCATCGGGGGTTCCGCTGTGCCGCCACCTCCTATAAAACACAACATGAATATTGGAACTTGGGACGAAAAGGGGTCAGTGGTAAAGGCTCCACCAACCCAACCAGTTCTGCCTCCTCAGACTATAATCCAGCAGCCTCAGCCATTAATTCAGCCACCACCCCTGGTGCAGAGCCAACTGCCTCAACCGCAGCCTCAGCCGCCGCAAGCGCAGCAGCCGCAAGGACCTCAGCCACAGGCCCAGCCTCACCAAGTGCAGCCCCCGCAGCCGCAGCTGCAGAACCGCTGGGTGGCGCCCCGGAACCGGGGGGCCGGCTTCAACCAGAACAACGGAGCGGGCAGTGAAAACTTTGGTCTAGGTGTCGTTCCTGTCAGCGCTTCCCCGTCGAGTGTGGAAGTGCACCCCGTGCTGGAAAAGCTAAAGGCCATAAACAACTACAATCCCAAAGACTTTGACTGGAACCTGAAGAACGGACGTGTGTTTATAATAAAGAGCTATTCTGAGGACGACATACACCGTTCCATTAAGTACTCTATCTGGTGTAGTACTGAGCATGGGAATAAGCGTTTGGATGCGGCTTACCGTTCCCTGAATGGGAAAGGCCCACTCTATTTGCTCTTCAGTGTGAATGGCAGTGGACACTTCTGTGGAGTGGCTGAGATGAAGTCTGTTGTGGACTATAATGCGTATGCTGGTGTCTGGTCTCAGGATAAGTGGAAGGGCAAATTTGAAGTTAAATGGATCTTTGTCAAAGATGTCCCCAATAACCAATTACGGCATATTCGCTTAGAAAATAATGACAACAAACCGGTTACCAattcaagggacactcaagaggtACCCCTAGAAAAAGCTAAGCAAGTGCTTAAAATAATTGCTACTTTCAAGCATACCACCTCAATCTTTGATGACTTTGCACATTATGAAAAGCGTCAAGAAGAGGAGGAAGCCATGCGTAGG
- the YTHDF3 gene encoding YTH domain-containing family protein 3 isoform X1, whose translation MFYLDLTLLHRAEETGEESFSVQNGSIHQKDAVNDDDFEPYLSSQTNQGLRRLVFWHSTEMLQNNSYPPMSDPYMPSYYAPSIGFPYSLGEAAWSTAGDQPMPYLTTYGQMSNGEHHYIPDGVFSQPGALGNTPPFLGQHGFNFFPGNADFSTWGTSGSQGQSTQSSAYSSSYGYPPSSLGRAITDGQAGFGNDTLSKVPGISSIEQGMTGLKIGGDLTAAVTKTVGTALSSSGMTSIATNSVPPVSSAAPKPTSWAAIARKPAKPQPKLKPKGNVGIGGSAVPPPPIKHNMNIGTWDEKGSVVKAPPTQPVLPPQTIIQQPQPLIQPPPLVQSQLPQPQPQPPQAQQPQGPQPQAQPHQVQPPQPQLQNRWVAPRNRGAGFNQNNGAGSENFGLGVVPVSASPSSVEVHPVLEKLKAINNYNPKDFDWNLKNGRVFIIKSYSEDDIHRSIKYSIWCSTEHGNKRLDAAYRSLNGKGPLYLLFSVNGSGHFCGVAEMKSVVDYNAYAGVWSQDKWKGKFEVKWIFVKDVPNNQLRHIRLENNDNKPVTNSRDTQEVPLEKAKQVLKIIATFKHTTSIFDDFAHYEKRQEEEEAMRRQQMHDYSQPSMSTDKNLSIWNPWIQRASYCEGLERPWILISTGVLEPPP comes from the exons ATGTTCTATCTTGATTTGACTCTGCTTCATAGAGCAGAGGAAACAGGCGAAGAATCAT TTTCAGTACAAAACGGTTCGATTCATCAAAAAGATGCTGTAAATGATGATGATTTTGAGCCATACTTAAGTAGCCAGACAAATCAG GGACTTAGAAGATTGGTTTTTTGGCATTCCACAGAGATGCTTCAG AATAACAGCTATCCACCAATGTCAGATCCATACATGCCTAGTTACTAtgctccatccattggatttccATATTCGCTTGGGGAAGCAGCATGGTCCACAGCTGGAGACCAGCCTATGCCATATCTGACAACCTATGGACAGATGAGTAATGGAGAGCATCATTATATACCGGACGGTGTGTTTAGTCAGCCTGGGGCATTAGGAAATACCCCTCCATTTCTTGGTCAACATGGATTTAACTTTTTTCCTGGTAATGCTGATTTCTCTACATGGGGGACAAGTGGATCTCAGGGACAATCAACACAAAGTTCTGCTTATAGTAGCAGTTATGGTTATCCACCTAGTTCTCTTGGGAGAGCTATTACTGATGGACAGGCTGGATTTGGCAATGATACTTTGAGCAAGGTGCCTGGCATTAGCAGTATCGAGCAAGGCATGACCGGACTGAAAATTGGTGGTGACCTGACCGCTGCAGTGACGAAAACTGTAGGAACAGCATTGAGCAGCAGTGGTATGACCAGCATCGCAACCAATAGTGTGCCCCCGGTTAGCAGTGCGGCTCCGAAACCCACCTCCTGGGCAGCCATTGCCAGAAAGCCCGCCAAACCTCAACCGAAACTTAAACCCAAGGGCAATGTGGGCATCGGGGGTTCCGCTGTGCCGCCACCTCCTATAAAACACAACATGAATATTGGAACTTGGGACGAAAAGGGGTCAGTGGTAAAGGCTCCACCAACCCAACCAGTTCTGCCTCCTCAGACTATAATCCAGCAGCCTCAGCCATTAATTCAGCCACCACCCCTGGTGCAGAGCCAACTGCCTCAACCGCAGCCTCAGCCGCCGCAAGCGCAGCAGCCGCAAGGACCTCAGCCACAGGCCCAGCCTCACCAAGTGCAGCCCCCGCAGCCGCAGCTGCAGAACCGCTGGGTGGCGCCCCGGAACCGGGGGGCCGGCTTCAACCAGAACAACGGAGCGGGCAGTGAAAACTTTGGTCTAGGTGTCGTTCCTGTCAGCGCTTCCCCGTCGAGTGTGGAAGTGCACCCCGTGCTGGAAAAGCTAAAGGCCATAAACAACTACAATCCCAAAGACTTTGACTGGAACCTGAAGAACGGACGTGTGTTTATAATAAAGAGCTATTCTGAGGACGACATACACCGTTCCATTAAGTACTCTATCTGGTGTAGTACTGAGCATGGGAATAAGCGTTTGGATGCGGCTTACCGTTCCCTGAATGGGAAAGGCCCACTCTATTTGCTCTTCAGTGTGAATGGCAGTGGACACTTCTGTGGAGTGGCTGAGATGAAGTCTGTTGTGGACTATAATGCGTATGCTGGTGTCTGGTCTCAGGATAAGTGGAAGGGCAAATTTGAAGTTAAATGGATCTTTGTCAAAGATGTCCCCAATAACCAATTACGGCATATTCGCTTAGAAAATAATGACAACAAACCGGTTACCAattcaagggacactcaagaggtACCCCTAGAAAAAGCTAAGCAAGTGCTTAAAATAATTGCTACTTTCAAGCATACCACCTCAATCTTTGATGACTTTGCACATTATGAAAAGCGTCAAGAAGAGGAGGAAGCCATGCGTAGG